A single genomic interval of Microbacterium sp. LWO14-1.2 harbors:
- the rpsI gene encoding 30S ribosomal protein S9 encodes MADIQDSTENLQNFSTSTPESDAVEAAPRPVLSVPGAAVGRRKQAIARVRLVPGSGTITVNGRTLEDYFPNKLHQQLINDPFTVLNLAGGYDVIARISGGGPSGQAGALRLGIARALNGIDVENNRPTLKKAGFLSRDARVKERKKAGLKKARKAPQYSKR; translated from the coding sequence GTGGCTGACATCCAGGACTCCACCGAAAACCTCCAGAACTTCTCGACCTCGACCCCCGAGAGCGACGCTGTCGAGGCGGCCCCCCGCCCCGTGCTCAGCGTCCCGGGTGCCGCTGTCGGCCGTCGCAAGCAGGCCATCGCCCGCGTGCGCCTCGTCCCCGGTTCGGGAACGATCACGGTCAACGGCCGTACGCTCGAGGACTACTTCCCGAACAAGCTGCACCAGCAGCTGATCAACGACCCGTTCACGGTCCTCAACCTCGCGGGCGGCTACGACGTCATCGCGCGCATCTCCGGTGGTGGCCCCTCGGGTCAGGCCGGCGCGCTGCGTCTCGGCATCGCTCGTGCCCTCAACGGCATCGACGTCGAGAACAACCGTCCGACCCTGAAGAAGGCCGGCTTCCTGTCGCGCGACGCTCGCGTCAAGGAGCGCAAGAAGGCCGGACTCAAGAAGGCCCGTAAGGCGCCTCAGTACTCCAAGCGTTAA
- the rplM gene encoding 50S ribosomal protein L13 has product MTRTFTPKAGEVQRDWVVIDATDVVLGRLASHAAALLRGKHKPTFANHIDSGDFVIIVNADKVALTGQKLQKKIAYRHSGYPGGLKAVNYAELLEKNPVRAVEKAIRGMLPKNSLGRQQLSKLKVYTGGEHPHAAQQPQPYTLDQVAQ; this is encoded by the coding sequence GTGACGCGCACTTTCACTCCCAAGGCTGGCGAAGTCCAGCGCGACTGGGTCGTCATCGACGCCACCGACGTCGTTCTCGGCCGCCTGGCCTCGCACGCCGCAGCGCTCCTGCGCGGCAAGCACAAGCCGACCTTCGCCAACCACATCGACTCGGGTGACTTCGTCATCATCGTGAACGCCGACAAGGTCGCGCTCACCGGTCAGAAGCTCCAGAAGAAGATCGCCTACCGTCACTCGGGCTACCCGGGTGGTCTCAAGGCCGTCAACTACGCCGAGCTGCTCGAGAAGAACCCGGTCCGCGCTGTGGAGAAGGCCATCCGTGGCATGCTCCCCAAGAACAGCCTCGGCCGTCAGCAGCTGTCGAAGCTCAAGGTGTACACGGGTGGCGAGCACCCGCACGCCGCGCAGCAGCCCCAGCCGTACACCCTCGACCAGGTCGCCCAGTAA
- a CDS encoding MBL fold metallo-hydrolase: MTISALLVGGPTLHFSYAGLSILTDPTFDAPGEYPGGTTLYKLTGPAVPASALGDIDVVLLSHDQHPDNLDGAGRDVLATADLVLGTPESADRIPHVTGLAPWERRDVASVAVTAVPALHGPEGAEAQSGTVTGFVLESEGWPTVYVSGDNASVDVVREVVSRFPLIDVAVLFAGAANVGRFGDADLTLNARTALEASEVLGDALVVPVHTEGWFHFSETTERLVGMFAHAGRDDRLRVLVPGERTVIA; encoded by the coding sequence ATGACGATCTCCGCGCTGCTCGTGGGCGGCCCCACCCTGCACTTCTCCTACGCCGGGCTCTCGATCCTCACGGACCCCACGTTCGACGCGCCGGGGGAGTACCCGGGCGGCACCACGCTCTACAAGCTCACGGGTCCGGCCGTCCCCGCCTCCGCGCTCGGAGACATCGACGTCGTCCTGCTCTCGCACGACCAGCATCCCGACAACCTCGACGGCGCCGGGCGTGACGTGCTGGCGACCGCCGACCTCGTGCTGGGGACACCGGAGTCCGCTGACCGCATCCCGCACGTCACCGGCCTCGCACCCTGGGAGCGCCGTGACGTGGCATCCGTCGCTGTCACCGCCGTCCCCGCGCTGCACGGACCGGAGGGAGCCGAGGCGCAATCGGGCACCGTGACGGGTTTCGTGCTCGAATCCGAGGGCTGGCCGACCGTGTACGTGTCGGGCGACAACGCCTCGGTCGACGTCGTGCGCGAGGTCGTGTCGCGCTTTCCCCTGATCGACGTGGCCGTCCTGTTCGCCGGAGCCGCGAACGTCGGACGCTTCGGCGACGCCGACCTCACCCTCAACGCCAGGACCGCGCTCGAGGCGTCCGAGGTGCTCGGCGATGCGCTCGTGGTCCCCGTCCACACCGAGGGGTGGTTCCACTTCTCCGAGACCACCGAGCGGCTCGTCGGGATGTTCGCGCATGCGGGCCGCGACGACCGTCTGCGCGTGCTCGTGCCGGGGGAGCGCACCGTCATCGCCTGA
- a CDS encoding endonuclease/exonuclease/phosphatase family protein: MKVISYNLRKHRAAGELAAIAAAHDPDILCLQECDVVHLPERIGDLALADATQGNRLGLAMFYRESAFRLQGIRTIELKKSLHDRIAKPAHERVLGARLRDIDAGREFIAASFHAAPLTALNSLRRHQIRAALTELATLGEGLPQLMVGDYNYPVFKENLGHAVREQGYALSLSDDHTYTRYRVFRGHYDFATSAGFEIERVTTLPQGSSDHRPILVTARLD; the protein is encoded by the coding sequence ATGAAGGTCATCTCGTACAACCTGCGCAAGCACCGCGCTGCCGGTGAGCTCGCGGCGATCGCCGCGGCCCACGACCCCGACATCCTGTGCCTGCAGGAGTGCGACGTCGTGCACCTGCCGGAGCGGATCGGCGATCTGGCTCTCGCCGACGCCACGCAGGGCAACCGGCTCGGACTCGCGATGTTCTACCGCGAGAGCGCGTTCCGGCTGCAGGGCATCCGCACGATCGAGCTGAAGAAGTCGCTGCACGACCGCATCGCGAAGCCCGCGCACGAGCGGGTGCTCGGCGCTCGTCTGCGCGACATCGACGCGGGCCGCGAATTCATCGCCGCGTCGTTCCACGCCGCGCCGCTGACCGCCTTGAACTCGCTGCGGCGGCACCAGATCCGCGCCGCGCTCACCGAGCTCGCGACCCTCGGTGAGGGGCTGCCGCAGCTCATGGTGGGGGACTACAACTACCCGGTGTTCAAGGAGAACCTCGGCCACGCGGTGCGCGAGCAGGGCTACGCGCTCAGCCTGAGCGACGACCACACCTACACCCGGTACCGCGTGTTCCGCGGGCACTACGACTTCGCGACCTCCGCCGGCTTCGAGATCGAGCGCGTGACCACGCTCCCGCAGGGATCGAGCGACCACCGCCCGATCCTCGTCACGGCGCGTCTCGACTGA
- the truA gene encoding tRNA pseudouridine(38-40) synthase TruA — protein MRIRLDIAYDGTHFRGWAKQPALRTVQGTLEAALARIVGSDVQFVVAGRTDAGVHAAGQVAHVDLDDEQWARVESRHGRAAHDPAGSIAGRMRGVLGAYPDVTVTRSSVAPQGFDARFSAVWRRYRYRLADEASGYDPLRRLDTTTHRGTLDDRAMDAAARTLIGLHDFAAYCKPREEATTIRTLLDYRWSRDDEGVLVAEVKADAFCHSMVRALVGACAAVGEGRLGIDDLVVLRDALTRTSEFKVLAARGLTLTEVGYPADELLSTRAEQTRARRRVGEE, from the coding sequence GTGCGCATCCGGCTCGACATCGCCTACGACGGCACCCACTTCCGCGGGTGGGCGAAACAGCCCGCCCTCCGCACCGTGCAGGGCACGCTCGAGGCGGCGCTGGCCCGCATCGTCGGCTCAGACGTGCAGTTCGTCGTGGCGGGGAGGACGGATGCCGGGGTGCACGCCGCCGGACAGGTGGCGCACGTCGACCTCGACGACGAGCAGTGGGCGCGTGTGGAGTCGCGCCACGGCCGCGCCGCGCACGACCCTGCCGGCTCCATCGCCGGTCGCATGCGCGGGGTCCTCGGCGCCTACCCCGATGTGACGGTCACGCGCTCGTCGGTCGCCCCGCAGGGCTTCGACGCGCGATTCTCGGCCGTCTGGCGCCGATACCGCTACCGGCTCGCAGACGAGGCGTCGGGATACGATCCGCTGCGCAGGCTCGACACGACGACGCACCGCGGCACGCTGGACGACCGGGCGATGGATGCCGCGGCCCGCACTCTCATCGGACTCCACGACTTCGCGGCCTACTGCAAGCCTCGCGAGGAGGCGACGACGATCCGCACCCTGCTCGACTACCGGTGGTCGAGAGACGACGAGGGGGTGCTCGTCGCGGAGGTCAAGGCCGACGCCTTCTGCCACAGCATGGTTCGTGCCCTCGTGGGTGCGTGCGCGGCGGTCGGCGAGGGGCGGCTCGGGATCGACGACCTCGTCGTGCTCCGCGACGCCCTCACTCGCACGAGCGAGTTCAAGGTGCTCGCCGCCCGTGGCCTCACGCTCACCGAGGTCGGGTATCCCGCCGATGAGCTGCTGTCGACGCGCGCCGAGCAGACCAGGGCGCGGCGTCGGGTCGGGGAGGAATGA
- a CDS encoding APC family permease: MSATTPIHLERPDGKGLASGSLGLWGSTVIGLASTAPVYSLVATLGFVVLAVGAQAPIAFIIAFIPMLLIAFAYRELNNAVPDCGTTFTWGTKAFGPWVGWMGGWGVAVAGMVVLANLAQIASVYFWSLIGFDLENNDWRIILVAVFFIASMTWVSWRGVEIGERIQNILLAIQYLALAIFIVAALWQFFAGTAPNPTPFDIAWLNPFAFTDYSGFIEAILLALFIYWGWDTCLALNEETKDPKRIPGRAALLTTIILLFTYVAVTIAAMMYAGLGEDGTGLGNEANADDFFLAIKDGLLGPFGWVLVVSVIISAISSTQTTILPTARGTLAMGVYRALPAKFKDVHPTYKTPSFSTIVMGVVASVYYVGMTLISDNILQDSILSLGLAIAFYYAITGFACVWYFRKDLRNSARDFFFKGLFPLLGGLMLTYAFVQSAIDMWDVDYGYTVLFGIGGTFVIGIGSLAFGLVLMFLWYLFPRSKRFFRGESLNRDTEVMVPDEPGDLIRSIDGGI, translated from the coding sequence ATGTCAGCAACGACGCCCATCCACCTCGAACGCCCCGACGGCAAGGGGCTCGCCAGCGGCTCGCTGGGGCTCTGGGGATCGACTGTCATCGGTCTAGCCTCCACCGCCCCCGTGTACTCGCTCGTCGCGACCCTCGGATTCGTCGTGCTCGCCGTCGGCGCCCAGGCCCCGATCGCGTTCATCATCGCGTTCATCCCGATGCTGCTCATCGCCTTCGCGTATCGCGAGCTGAACAACGCGGTGCCCGACTGCGGCACCACCTTCACGTGGGGCACCAAGGCGTTCGGCCCCTGGGTGGGCTGGATGGGCGGCTGGGGCGTGGCGGTCGCCGGGATGGTCGTGCTCGCGAACCTCGCCCAGATCGCCTCTGTCTACTTCTGGTCGCTGATCGGCTTCGACCTCGAGAACAACGACTGGCGCATCATCCTCGTGGCCGTGTTCTTCATCGCGTCCATGACGTGGGTGAGCTGGCGAGGCGTCGAGATCGGCGAGCGCATCCAGAACATCCTGCTGGCGATCCAGTACCTCGCCCTCGCGATCTTCATCGTCGCGGCGCTCTGGCAGTTCTTCGCCGGTACCGCGCCGAACCCGACGCCGTTCGACATCGCCTGGCTGAACCCCTTCGCCTTCACGGACTACTCCGGGTTCATCGAGGCGATCCTGCTCGCGCTCTTCATCTACTGGGGATGGGACACCTGCCTCGCGCTCAACGAGGAGACGAAGGACCCGAAGCGCATCCCCGGCCGCGCCGCCCTGCTGACCACGATCATCCTCCTGTTCACGTACGTCGCCGTCACGATCGCCGCGATGATGTACGCGGGCCTGGGGGAGGACGGCACGGGTCTCGGCAACGAAGCGAACGCCGACGACTTCTTCCTCGCGATCAAGGACGGCCTGCTCGGCCCGTTCGGCTGGGTGCTGGTGGTCTCGGTGATCATCTCCGCGATCTCGTCCACGCAGACGACGATCCTGCCGACAGCCCGCGGCACTCTGGCGATGGGCGTGTACCGCGCCCTTCCGGCGAAGTTCAAGGACGTGCACCCCACGTACAAGACGCCCTCGTTCTCGACCATCGTGATGGGTGTCGTCGCCTCGGTCTACTACGTCGGCATGACGCTGATCAGCGACAACATCCTGCAGGACTCGATCCTGTCGCTCGGGCTCGCGATCGCCTTCTACTACGCGATCACGGGGTTCGCGTGCGTCTGGTACTTCCGGAAGGACCTCCGCAACTCCGCTCGCGACTTCTTCTTCAAGGGACTCTTCCCGCTCCTCGGCGGACTCATGCTCACCTACGCGTTCGTGCAGTCGGCGATCGACATGTGGGACGTCGACTACGGGTACACGGTGCTCTTCGGCATCGGCGGCACGTTCGTGATCGGCATCGGCTCGCTCGCGTTCGGACTGGTGCTGATGTTCCTCTGGTACCTGTTCCCGCGGTCGAAGCGGTTCTTCCGCGGCGAGAGCCTGAACCGCGACACCGAGGTCATGGTGCCCGACGAGCCCGGCGACCTCATCCGCTCGATCGACGGGGGCATCTGA
- a CDS encoding helix-turn-helix domain-containing protein — translation MTVSYAQIRESIPQVFEPGCSTRVILDHVMSKWGVLVLSSLSDGTRRWGELRREVGGISEKMLASTLRTLADDGLVHRESFPTVPPHVEYSLTPLGRDLMQRMLPLVAWVADHADGMLDRD, via the coding sequence ATGACGGTGAGTTATGCGCAGATCCGCGAGTCGATCCCACAGGTCTTCGAACCGGGATGCAGCACGCGCGTGATCCTCGACCACGTCATGAGCAAGTGGGGCGTGCTCGTGCTGTCGAGCCTGTCCGACGGCACCCGACGCTGGGGAGAGCTGCGCCGCGAGGTCGGCGGCATCAGCGAGAAGATGCTCGCGTCGACCCTGCGCACTCTCGCCGACGACGGGCTCGTGCATCGCGAATCGTTCCCGACGGTCCCGCCCCACGTCGAGTACAGCCTCACTCCGCTCGGACGCGATCTCATGCAGCGCATGCTGCCCCTGGTCGCGTGGGTCGCCGACCACGCGGACGGAATGCTCGACCGCGACTGA
- a CDS encoding SDR family oxidoreductase — protein MTILVTGATGQLGRLVVQSLLERGADPQSIVAGARDTAKAADLGVRVAHLDYTDPRSIAAALDGVDSVLLISGSEVGQRVPQHRAVIDAAKDAGVSKFVYTSAPKATTSDLVLAPEHKATEEAIAEAGLPAVILRNNWYTENYAADLARAADTGVVAAGAGDGRVASASRKDFADAAAAVLLEDGHIGQIYELGGDVAWTYDDLAAAIAEISGREVEYRRLTPDEQAEALRAAGLDEGTVGFVVALDAGIAGGALADTDGTLARLIGRPTTPLVDGLRATV, from the coding sequence ATGACCATCCTCGTCACCGGCGCCACCGGCCAGCTCGGCCGCCTCGTCGTTCAGAGCCTGCTCGAGCGCGGCGCCGACCCGCAGTCGATCGTCGCGGGCGCACGCGACACCGCGAAGGCCGCCGACCTGGGCGTGCGCGTCGCCCACCTCGACTACACAGACCCCCGCTCGATCGCCGCAGCACTCGACGGCGTCGACTCGGTGCTCCTCATCTCGGGCTCTGAGGTCGGCCAGCGTGTCCCCCAGCACCGGGCGGTCATCGACGCCGCGAAGGATGCCGGTGTGTCGAAGTTCGTCTACACGAGCGCTCCGAAGGCGACGACGAGCGACCTCGTCCTCGCACCCGAGCACAAGGCGACGGAGGAGGCGATCGCCGAAGCCGGCCTCCCGGCCGTGATCCTCCGCAACAACTGGTACACCGAGAACTACGCCGCCGATCTCGCACGCGCGGCCGACACAGGCGTCGTCGCCGCCGGCGCCGGCGACGGGCGCGTCGCGTCGGCGAGCCGCAAGGACTTCGCGGATGCGGCGGCGGCCGTGCTCCTCGAAGACGGTCACATCGGCCAGATCTACGAGCTCGGCGGAGATGTCGCGTGGACCTACGACGATCTCGCCGCTGCCATCGCGGAGATCTCCGGTCGCGAGGTCGAGTACCGACGCCTCACCCCGGACGAGCAGGCGGAGGCGCTGCGCGCGGCCGGCCTCGATGAGGGGACCGTCGGCTTCGTCGTCGCGCTGGACGCGGGCATCGCCGGGGGCGCACTCGCCGACACCGACGGGACGCTGGCCCGGCTGATCGGCCGCCCGACGACGCCGCTCGTCGACGGTCTCCGCGCGACCGTCTGA
- a CDS encoding Asp23/Gls24 family envelope stress response protein, whose product MSDDQGAPEVRRLGLEPGDLDGHTLDELADYLEAGRTPRDPSIEGSPGCQLALDALARLQGLGGQLIDADAAAMPPVEDSWVDRILSGIALDARAGRRVPLDGQEPGVDFGITEGALRGLIRSAENAVPGVLVGRTALDGDVTTVGTPVVIGIEVSMLYGEPIPEAVSQLRTEVADRVRRHTDLHVASIDVTVRDIQRVENWTEGRS is encoded by the coding sequence ATGAGCGACGATCAGGGAGCGCCCGAGGTGCGCCGGCTCGGACTCGAACCGGGCGACCTCGACGGGCACACGCTCGACGAGCTCGCCGACTATCTCGAGGCGGGCAGGACTCCGCGCGACCCTTCCATCGAGGGATCGCCCGGCTGTCAGCTCGCCCTCGACGCGCTCGCGCGGCTGCAGGGGCTCGGCGGGCAGCTCATCGACGCGGACGCTGCGGCGATGCCGCCGGTCGAGGACAGCTGGGTCGACCGCATTCTGAGCGGCATCGCTCTGGATGCTCGGGCCGGCCGCCGCGTACCTCTCGACGGGCAGGAGCCCGGTGTCGACTTCGGCATCACCGAGGGCGCCCTGCGCGGGCTCATCCGCTCGGCGGAGAATGCGGTCCCCGGCGTCCTGGTGGGGCGCACAGCGCTCGACGGCGACGTGACGACCGTCGGCACGCCCGTGGTGATCGGCATCGAGGTGAGCATGCTCTACGGCGAGCCCATCCCCGAGGCGGTGTCGCAGCTGCGGACGGAGGTCGCCGATCGCGTGCGGAGACACACCGACCTGCATGTGGCGTCCATCGATGTGACCGTCCGGGACATCCAGAGGGTCGAGAACTGGACGGAGGGGCGATCATGA
- a CDS encoding RNA polymerase sigma factor — MATGPFRGALELADDRIVAGRAIDGDVAAFAVLVRRYTPMMRAYTQRMLNASADVDDIVQETFVTAWQRFSELEDPGKVKSWLMRIVSRKAVDRIRALRPTVDVDEIEQPAPFHAGPDHVVEARAGIAALGAALQELPAAQRECWVLREMGGYSYDEIAEELDIPVSTARGLLSRARKYMIVRMEEWR; from the coding sequence ATGGCGACGGGCCCTTTTCGCGGAGCTCTCGAACTCGCCGACGATCGGATCGTCGCAGGTCGAGCGATCGACGGGGATGTCGCTGCCTTCGCCGTACTCGTCCGGCGGTACACGCCGATGATGCGCGCGTACACGCAGCGGATGCTGAACGCCTCGGCCGATGTCGACGACATCGTGCAGGAGACCTTCGTCACGGCGTGGCAGCGGTTCTCCGAGCTCGAGGACCCCGGGAAGGTCAAGAGCTGGCTGATGCGGATCGTGAGCCGGAAGGCGGTCGACCGCATCCGAGCACTCCGTCCGACGGTCGACGTCGACGAGATCGAGCAGCCGGCGCCGTTCCACGCCGGGCCCGACCACGTGGTCGAGGCCCGGGCCGGCATCGCCGCACTGGGGGCGGCGCTGCAAGAGCTGCCGGCCGCGCAGCGGGAGTGCTGGGTGCTCCGCGAGATGGGCGGCTACTCGTACGACGAGATCGCCGAGGAGCTCGACATCCCGGTGTCAACGGCGCGCGGCCTTCTCTCGCGCGCGAGGAAGTACATGATCGTTCGAATGGAGGAGTGGCGATGA
- a CDS encoding helix-turn-helix domain-containing protein: protein MDESAESTREQRKRETARALTDAARRLTVEHGFAGFTVEQLCTEAGVSRRTFFNYFESKENAVFGVTAVDPRQETLERAFVGADGDLLDDFLRLTVDRFALLNPLDDAPAMFTVIEQEPRLLKAAFEQLAKNERRDMDLILERTGDSEGAALQAEVMVHTVGALVRLSMDQLLHHQSTEPFGDLIARRLDTARTVFAQKAD, encoded by the coding sequence ATGGATGAGAGTGCAGAATCAACCCGCGAGCAGCGCAAGCGCGAAACCGCCCGCGCCCTCACCGACGCCGCACGACGACTGACCGTCGAGCACGGATTCGCCGGGTTCACGGTCGAGCAGCTCTGCACCGAGGCGGGGGTCTCGCGCCGCACGTTCTTCAACTACTTCGAGAGCAAGGAGAACGCTGTGTTCGGCGTCACCGCGGTCGATCCGCGTCAGGAGACTCTCGAGAGAGCGTTCGTCGGCGCCGACGGCGATCTGCTCGACGACTTCCTCCGCCTCACGGTGGATCGTTTCGCACTGCTGAACCCCCTGGACGACGCGCCGGCGATGTTCACGGTGATCGAGCAGGAGCCGCGCCTGCTCAAGGCCGCGTTCGAACAGCTCGCCAAGAACGAGCGGCGCGACATGGACCTCATCCTCGAGCGCACCGGCGACTCGGAGGGCGCCGCGCTGCAGGCCGAGGTCATGGTCCACACCGTCGGAGCCCTCGTGCGTCTGAGCATGGATCAGCTGCTGCACCACCAGTCCACCGAGCCGTTCGGCGACCTCATCGCCCGCCGTCTCGACACCGCCCGCACCGTCTTCGCACAGAAAGCCGACTGA
- a CDS encoding MDR family MFS transporter, whose product MSATATKDAPFLLTKRRIWIIFSALIAGMLLASLDQTIVSTAMPTIVGQLGGVDHQVWITTAYLLATTIVMPIYGKFGDVLGRRNLFLVAIALFTLASVGCAFATDFWQFVVFRALQGLGGGGLMILSQAIIADIVPANERGKYMGPLGAVFGLSAVAGPLLGGFFVDHLTWQWAFYINIPVGIAAFIIAVVALQLPSKKAEKPIDVFGVIFLSIATTCLIFFTDFGGDAEFGWDSAATWAWGAGLVVAAAAFIVTESRVQDPIIPLSLFRNPIFVNATAIGLVLGIGMFAAIGFVPTFLQMSSGTSAAASGLLMIPMMVGLMGTSIFSGIAISETGKYKVYPIVGTIITGLAMVAFTTLSASTPIWLICVFLFFFGAGLGLIMQVVVLVVQNAVPAGEIGTATSTNNYFREVGASLGTAVFGTLFTTRLTENLLGVFGGAGASPEEAAQAASTIDPATLSALPDEVRDGIVTAYADALAPVFWYLVPFIAVALLLSLLLKQIPLSDQAGLVARGEAISGEEAERLEAEQRGLSGSSARTDGGDTSGR is encoded by the coding sequence ATGTCCGCCACCGCCACCAAGGACGCGCCGTTCCTGCTCACCAAGCGGCGCATCTGGATCATCTTCAGCGCCCTCATCGCGGGCATGCTGCTCGCCAGCCTCGACCAGACGATCGTGTCCACGGCGATGCCGACGATCGTCGGGCAGCTGGGCGGCGTCGACCACCAGGTCTGGATCACGACCGCGTACCTGCTCGCCACCACGATCGTGATGCCGATCTACGGCAAGTTCGGCGACGTGCTCGGGCGACGCAACCTCTTCCTCGTCGCCATCGCCCTCTTCACCCTCGCGTCGGTGGGGTGCGCGTTCGCCACGGACTTCTGGCAGTTCGTCGTGTTCCGCGCGCTGCAGGGTCTCGGCGGCGGCGGCTTGATGATCCTCTCGCAGGCGATCATCGCGGACATCGTGCCCGCCAACGAGCGCGGCAAATACATGGGACCGCTCGGCGCGGTGTTCGGGCTGTCGGCCGTCGCCGGCCCTCTGCTCGGCGGGTTCTTCGTGGACCACCTCACCTGGCAGTGGGCGTTCTACATCAACATCCCTGTGGGCATCGCGGCGTTCATCATCGCCGTCGTCGCACTGCAGCTGCCGAGCAAGAAGGCGGAGAAGCCGATCGACGTCTTCGGCGTCATCTTCCTGTCGATCGCCACCACCTGCCTGATCTTCTTCACCGATTTCGGCGGCGACGCCGAGTTCGGCTGGGACTCCGCCGCGACCTGGGCGTGGGGTGCCGGGCTCGTGGTCGCCGCCGCGGCGTTCATCGTCACCGAGTCGCGCGTGCAGGACCCGATCATCCCGCTGAGCCTGTTCCGCAACCCGATCTTCGTGAACGCGACGGCGATCGGCCTCGTGCTCGGCATCGGCATGTTCGCGGCGATCGGCTTCGTCCCCACCTTCCTGCAGATGTCGTCCGGCACGTCGGCGGCGGCATCCGGGCTGCTGATGATCCCGATGATGGTCGGGCTCATGGGCACGTCGATCTTCTCGGGGATCGCGATCTCCGAGACCGGGAAGTACAAGGTCTACCCGATCGTCGGGACGATCATCACGGGACTCGCGATGGTGGCGTTCACGACGCTCTCGGCGTCGACCCCGATCTGGCTGATCTGCGTGTTCCTGTTCTTCTTCGGCGCAGGACTCGGTCTCATCATGCAGGTCGTGGTGCTCGTCGTGCAGAACGCCGTGCCCGCCGGCGAGATCGGCACGGCGACGAGCACGAACAACTACTTCCGCGAGGTGGGTGCCTCGCTCGGCACCGCCGTGTTCGGCACGCTCTTCACGACGCGGCTCACCGAGAATCTGCTGGGCGTCTTCGGCGGAGCCGGCGCCTCGCCCGAGGAGGCCGCGCAAGCCGCGTCGACCATCGACCCCGCGACCCTCAGCGCCCTCCCCGACGAGGTGCGCGACGGCATCGTCACGGCGTATGCGGATGCTCTCGCGCCGGTCTTCTGGTACCTCGTGCCGTTCATCGCGGTGGCGCTCCTGCTCTCGCTCCTCCTGAAGCAGATCCCGCTCTCCGATCAGGCCGGGCTCGTCGCGCGCGGCGAGGCGATCAGCGGCGAGGAGGCGGAGCGCCTCGAGGCCGAGCAGCGAGGACTCTCCGGGTCATCCGCCCGCACCGACGGCGGGGATACCAGCGGCCGGTGA
- a CDS encoding nucleotidyltransferase domain-containing protein: MTLLGLKLDEADRAQWRDEVFRDLRVDDATRAPLERAMQRSRTAILEARRTLDDDGRLPDGHDIVAFGSLARFELTPQSDLDWLVVTSEPSSLDVTPLIESLRSKLVDGVTLSEPGDSRLFGETIAVADLVTNIGLQEDTNHTTTRRILFLEESVSLARPEIHMNALRSVLDAYVKAKDGSDQIPRYLLNDIIRYWRTIAVDYQAKATQKNPKALRYLKLLIPRKLCYVASIAPLYLLHRSDTGCDDQLEYLLDQYSTPALERLLGLLAHVASGGDEAVRERCRRVVTASSRFIESSGRAEWRATIEADFVGDDRKESEGFGSMRTLGKELHEDLCGIFHAEPFASFSREYMVI, from the coding sequence GTGACGCTGTTGGGATTGAAGCTCGACGAGGCCGACCGTGCGCAGTGGCGCGATGAGGTCTTCCGCGATCTGCGAGTGGATGACGCGACCCGAGCGCCGCTCGAGCGGGCCATGCAGCGGTCGCGCACGGCGATCCTCGAGGCGCGCCGGACGTTGGATGACGACGGAAGACTGCCCGACGGGCACGACATCGTCGCCTTCGGGTCGCTCGCGCGCTTCGAACTCACTCCACAATCCGATCTCGACTGGCTGGTCGTGACGTCGGAGCCCAGCTCGCTCGACGTGACGCCGCTCATCGAGAGCCTCAGATCGAAGCTCGTCGACGGAGTCACGCTCAGCGAACCGGGAGACAGCAGGCTCTTCGGTGAGACGATCGCCGTAGCGGACCTCGTGACCAATATCGGTCTGCAGGAAGACACGAACCATACGACCACACGGCGCATCCTGTTCCTCGAGGAATCGGTCTCCCTGGCGCGGCCCGAGATCCACATGAACGCCCTGAGGAGTGTCCTCGACGCATATGTGAAGGCCAAGGACGGGTCGGATCAGATACCCCGCTACCTCCTGAACGACATCATCCGATACTGGCGCACCATCGCGGTCGACTATCAGGCGAAAGCCACGCAGAAGAACCCCAAGGCGCTGCGGTATCTCAAGCTGCTGATACCCCGCAAGCTCTGCTACGTCGCCTCGATCGCCCCGCTGTACCTCCTGCACCGCAGCGACACGGGCTGCGACGACCAGCTCGAGTACCTGCTCGATCAGTACTCGACGCCGGCGCTCGAGCGTCTGCTCGGTCTGCTCGCTCACGTGGCGAGCGGCGGTGACGAGGCGGTGCGGGAGCGGTGCCGGCGCGTCGTGACCGCGTCGAGTCGGTTCATCGAGAGCTCAGGGCGTGCCGAGTGGCGCGCGACGATCGAGGCGGACTTCGTCGGCGACGACAGGAAGGAGTCCGAAGGCTTCGGGTCCATGCGTACACTGGGCAAAGAACTCCACGAGGATCTGTGCGGGATCTTCCACGCAGAACCCTTCGCCTCCTTCTCCCGCGAGTACATGGTGATCTGA